Sequence from the Desulfomicrobium macestii genome:
CGCAAAGTATCGAAAGCATCAAACTCGCGTTACCCACGGACTTCATGTTTTCCACTCCCCAGAGCAATGCATGGCCAATCACAAGATAAAGAAGACCAAACGGGATCAATATAGTTGCATCCCATAGGTTTGGTGTCGGAGCAATAGCATTAAGGATACCGCCGATTATCGTGATTATACCGACGGAAAAAGTCATCATGCCACAGGTCTTGGCGTCTCCTGATCCAAGAAAGAAGAGCCCAACTGGTATCCACATCATTGAGATTGCAACTAAAATTACAAGCGTCATTCCTTATGTCCTCATTAAATCAGGTTATGGTTGATCAACTTAATAATAAATTCCCTCCATTATGCTATATTGTTGCTGTCTTGCATTGATTTGTTTCTTATAAAGAATCAATTTATGAAATAATCATGCCAATGAAATATAATTACAGATTTATCAATAAACAATGGACTTGGCTGGTATGAACTCAAGACTTGTAAGTCAGAGCAAGATGAATTGCCGTATCATTTCGGCACGGTCGTGTGGTGATATGATCCACATTTTTGTAGGACGGGAGCTGTGCGGACGATCTCGGCGAGAGAACTTTGCGGAGTGGAAGGAGCTTTCCGGATTATACGGGGGCGTCCCATTTGGGGAATAGGATGCTCGTTGCGGCCCACCCTTGAATTTCGTGAGGACCGACCAAGTTTGTATTCCACGGCTAGGCGTGGCCCGGTCGTCGGGGAGTTTCTGGAGTTTCGCACTCGCGGCAAAGCGGGGGCAAAGGATTTAATTTACTTGTTCCCAGATGCTAACTGACCCATCAAGCCGTAGAAAATTTGCAGAACTTGACGCACACAACTCGTTTAAACTGCAATCCCTTGTTCTCTACTGGCGGGGCCGATGGGGCTCTGGAGTAGCCTCCAATTCGACCGGACACCCTCAAATCAGGGAGCACTCAAATTTTTAGCGCTTGTCAGTGCATCCTCGGCCAGTCGCACTAGGCTCTCCGCGAGGGCTTCGAGATCAGTGCGGGTTATCAGCCCCAAACGGATACCAAGGAGATTCCCTTCAGCCAACGCGGCGAAAACCACCCCGGTTCTGCGGATGGCGGAAAACGACGCGGGGAACAGCCCCATGCCTTCACCAGCAGCGATGCGGGCCAGCAGCACGTCATGCTCGGCCGGTTCCTCCTTGAGCATCGGCGCGAAACCGGCGTGGGCGAAGACCTGTTTCGTGTGATCGAAAAACGCGGGGTGCCCTTCGCGCCGGAACCAGAAGAGAGGCTTCCCGCTCAGATCGCGCAAGCGATGGCGGCCCTGCGTGGCCTCGGGCCAGCCCTCCGGCAGGACGGCGAGCAGCGGCTCCGCGTAGGACAACGGCACGACATGCAGCCCAGGCGCGTCGAGAGGCAGCGCCACGAAGGCCGCATCGACTTTGCCCCTGCGCACATCGCGAACCAGGCGGGGCGATGTCGCGCGCTCCAGACGCAGCCCCGGCCCATGGGTGGCGAAAAGCCGCGACTCCAGGGCCGCGAAGACCCCCTGTTCGAAAGCCGTGGTCAGGCCGACGACAGGGGCACGCGCTCCGGCGACGCGCAAGGCGTGCAGCCGCTCACGGGTGGCCGTCTCCAGTTCCAGTACGGGACGGACGATTTCGAGTACCCTTTCCCCTTCCGTCGTCAGGGTCAGGCCCCGGGAATGGCGGACAAACAGCGCCACGCCCAAGAACTCCTCCAGCCGCTTCATGTGGCGGCTCAGGGGCGGCTGGGCCATGAACAGGCGCTCCGCCGCCCGGCGCAGGTTCAATTCTTCGGCCACCACCGCGAAATAGCGCAGCTGCCGCATGTCCAGGGATTCGAGCATACGTTCCGTCATACCGAAAAGGTATCGCAAAAAAAGTACGATGCAAAGCCTCTCCGGGCTCCTACTTCAATCGAAAGAGGACAAACACCCAACAAGGAGAGGGGACTATGACACGCTACGAGACGGGACTCGCCATGCTCGCAAAGGTCGATGGCAGCGTCGGGGAAAAGGTTATCGAGAGCCTGAAGGACATCGCGCCGGACTTTGGGCGCTACCTCGTTGAATGCTTCGGAGACATTTACTCCAGGCCGGGCCTGGACCTCAAAAGCCGGGAAATCGCCGTGGTCGCGGCCCTGACCGCCCTGGGGACGGCCGGACCGCAGCTTCGGGTCCACCTGCACGCTGCCCTTAATGTCGGCTGCACGCGGGAGGAGATTGTCGAGGTCATCATGCAGATGTCGGCCTACGCCGGTTTTCCCGCAGCCCTGAACGGGCTCTTCGCGGCCAAGGAGGTGTTCGCCGAGCGGCTGGCCGACGGCAGGGGATAAAGGCTCGCTCCATCCTCAAGCAGCCACGGCACTCAAGGAAGTCGCTTGAAAACGACAGACACACGGCCTATGCCGGTGCATGGGGCTCGCACGGGTTCCATGCGACCGGCTTTAGGCACGTCCGGACGATGAACCATCAACATGAGATACCAACGGCTTCCCGATTCATGACGCACCAATCCTTCACCATCCGGGTGATCGAAGCCATCCGCAGCATTCCCCGGGGCAGGGTGGCCACCTACGGACAGATCGCGGGCATGGCCGGAAACCTGCGGGCCGCCCGGCAGGTCGCGCGGATTCTTCACACGTGCTCGCACTCAGAAGGGTTGCCCTGGCACCGCGTGGTCAATCGGGAAGGACGCATCGCATTGCGGGTCTCCCAGGGTTACGAAGATCAGAAGCGGTTGCTCGAAAACGAGGGCGTCGAGTTCGACGGGACGGGCCGCATTGATCTGGAGCGCTTTCTGCTGGGGTCGGATATTGGGACTGGGTCGGGCTGGGTTTCTGAGAGCAAAAGAGACGGGCTGGGTCTCTGAGGCCAAGAGTACACACGGGAACTCACGAAGCAACACAATTAAAGGAATACCCGGTAATCGACCTTCAGCACTTCAGCCAGCTTGCGAGCCGTCTGTTTGCCGATGGGCCGACGGTTGTTTTCCATGTCGGAAATGTGTCTCCTGGGGATGCCCGAGGCAGCGGCCAGTTGCACCTGGGTCATGTCCTCCTTGAAGCGTGCACCACGAAGCATGGTCCCCGGTGTTTGGTCCAAAAGTTCTTCGGCAGGAATCGCCCGTTCCACTTGGCAGTCGTAATCCTCA
This genomic interval carries:
- a CDS encoding AmiS/UreI family transporter; translated protein: MTLVILVAISMMWIPVGLFFLGSGDAKTCGMMTFSVGIITIIGGILNAIAPTPNLWDATILIPFGLLYLVIGHALLWGVENMKSVGNASLMLSILCGIYCIANMNGYPAGLAKVAPVPYLAFMFATFAVLTALVWGNCYGKISAKLVGGLLIVLTFTGLIVPVFSLFLFGAFPF
- a CDS encoding LysR family transcriptional regulator, coding for MTERMLESLDMRQLRYFAVVAEELNLRRAAERLFMAQPPLSRHMKRLEEFLGVALFVRHSRGLTLTTEGERVLEIVRPVLELETATRERLHALRVAGARAPVVGLTTAFEQGVFAALESRLFATHGPGLRLERATSPRLVRDVRRGKVDAAFVALPLDAPGLHVVPLSYAEPLLAVLPEGWPEATQGRHRLRDLSGKPLFWFRREGHPAFFDHTKQVFAHAGFAPMLKEEPAEHDVLLARIAAGEGMGLFPASFSAIRRTGVVFAALAEGNLLGIRLGLITRTDLEALAESLVRLAEDALTSAKNLSAP
- a CDS encoding carboxymuconolactone decarboxylase family protein; the protein is MTRYETGLAMLAKVDGSVGEKVIESLKDIAPDFGRYLVECFGDIYSRPGLDLKSREIAVVAALTALGTAGPQLRVHLHAALNVGCTREEIVEVIMQMSAYAGFPAALNGLFAAKEVFAERLADGRG
- a CDS encoding MGMT family protein, which translates into the protein MTHQSFTIRVIEAIRSIPRGRVATYGQIAGMAGNLRAARQVARILHTCSHSEGLPWHRVVNREGRIALRVSQGYEDQKRLLENEGVEFDGTGRIDLERFLLGSDIGTGSGWVSESKRDGLGL
- a CDS encoding helix-turn-helix domain-containing protein is translated as MLEPTKKPPIELLHVACPQDVYAKVLKMLEDYDCQVERAIPAEELLDQTPGTMLRGARFKEDMTQVQLAAASGIPRRHISDMENNRRPIGKQTARKLAEVLKVDYRVFL